AGTCTCGAAGGGAAAATACCGAATGGAATTGGAAATCTGGTCGAGCTTAAAAACTTGGAGCTTTCACATAATAATATCACCGGCAAGATTCCGGTGGATATTGGGAAACTCACCAAGCTATGGCAGCTTGAGCTTTACAACAATGGTTTGACTGGACAACTCCCTGTTGGGATGAGAAACCTCTCAAACCTTGAGAAGTTGGACGCTTCGATGAACTATCTTGAAGGCGATTTGTCGGAGTTGAAGTTCTTGAGGAATCTAGTTTCTCTGCATTTATATAAAAACAGTTTATCCGGTGAAATTCCGGCCGAGTTTGGAGAGTTTAAACGCCTTATGAGCTTGTCTTTGTACTCTAATAATCTGACGGGGCCTCTCCCTCAGAAACTGGGGTCATGGGCAGACTTCGATATGATAGAAGTTTCGGAGAATTTCTTGACCGGCCCTATTCCGCCGGACATGTGTAAACGAGGAACGATGAAGAAGATTCTTATGCTGCAGAACAATTTCACAGGTGAAATCCCAGAAAGCTACGCGAATTGTCTGAGTTTAGCTCGTTTCAGAGTCGGCAAAAACTCGCTCACCGGCAAAGTTCCTGCCGGAATATGGGGATTGCCAGCGGTCAACCTAATCGATATCGAGTTCAACCAATTGGAAGGACCGATTACATCTGATATAAAAACCGCAAAGAATCTTACTGAGCTATTAGCTGGGAATAACCGGCTTAACGGAGAATTACCGGAAGAGATTTCGGAAGCGGCCTCGTTGGTTTCGATTGGGCTAAACAACAATCGATTCTCCGGCAATATTCCGGCCACTTTAGGCGAATTGAAGAATCTGGGCAATCTTTATTTACAGAATAATATGTTTTCTGGAACAATACCGGAGTCGTTAGGTTCATGTTTGTCTCTAAACTATCTAAACATAGCAAACAACTCTCTCTCCGGCAAAATTCCTTCCTTTTTTGGCACTTTACAGAATCTGAATTCTCTAAACTTGTCCCACAACCAACTTTCCGGCCAAATTCCGAGGACTCTGGCTTCTTCAAGATTGAGCTTTCTTGACATATCGTACAACCGGCTCACCGGTCGAGTACCGCCGCTTCTCTCGACTGCGGCATATAACGGAAGCTTCGCTGGCAACCCTGGTCTTTGCAGTTCAGAAATCAACTCATCATTCCCGCAATGTCCTCCAAATTCAGGCATGTCCAAGTATGTTCGGACACTCGTAATTTGCTTCGCAGTAGGGTCAGCGATCGTCCTCGTGGCTTTGGCTTGGTACACCTACTTAAGGAAGAGTGAGAAAGATGATCACCAAAACGGAACTTTGAAAGAAGAATCTTGGGATATAAAGTCTTTCCATGTTTTAACATTCACGGAGGAAGACATTCTTGATTCCATCAAGGAAGAGAATCTCATTGGGAAAGGCGGGTCAGGAAAGGTTTACAGAGTTGTTCTCTCTAATGGCGAAAAGCTTGCCGTGAAGCACATTTGGAATGATCTCGATTCGCAATTTGGCCGGGAAAAGGTCCGGAGCACAACTCCTATGCTGAGGAAAAGCAGCTGCAAGTGGAAGGAATTCGACGCCGAGGTTCAGATCCTGAGCTCAATTAGGCATATGAACGTGGTAAAATTGTATTGCAGCATAGCAAGTGAACACTCAAGCTTGCTTGTTTACGAGTATATGCCTAATGGCAGCTTATGGGACCGTCTCCACAGCTGCAGGAAGACAAAACTCGACTGGAAGTCGCGGCATGAGATCGCAGTCGGGGCCGCCAAGGGCCTCGAGTATCTCCACCACGGCTGCGGCCGGCCATTAATTCACCGGGATATCAAGTCCAGTAATATCTTGTTGGATGAGTTTCTAAAGCCTAGAATTGCTGATTTTGGCCTAGCAAAGAATGTGGTTCAGGCTAGTAATGGAGGCCAAAGTTCTACTCATGTCATTGCCGGAACTCATGGCTACATTGCTCCTGGTCAGTCTTGTTATTAGCTTTCCAACTCTTATTGATATataattctctttattttctGTTCATTTTAATTTGGAGACCATTCAATGGACTACGTTAGTCGGGAATTAATATTATGTTTTTTGTTGCTACTGCAGAGTACGGATATACCTACAAAGTGAATGAGAAGAGTGATGTTTATAGTTTTGGGGTCGTGTTAATGGAGCTAGTGACTAGAAAGAGGCCAATAGAACCAGAGTTTGGAGAGAACAGAGACATAGTGAGCTGGGTATACAGCAATCTAAAGAGCAGAGAGAGTGTATTAAGTTTAGTTGACTCAGATATTCCAGAAGACCTTAGAGAAGAGGCCATTAAAGTGTTGAAAATTGCAGTTTTAAGCACAGCTAGACTCCCTGAGCTGAGGCCCACGATGAGGAGTGTGGTTCAAATGCTTGAGGAAGCCGAGCCTTGTAAATTGGTGGGAATTATTGCCACCAAAGATGGCGCCAGTAAGAGAATGGACGGTGTAGATGATAAGTTTGATCTAAAGTAGTAATTTAGTGTATTTACTATAAAGTGTTAGATAAAAATACTCGTAGCGACAAGGAATTTAGCATGTTCCACACTGTAATTCTCGTGTAGTGTTCTTTATATTAATCAAGAGAACATTATTATCAAGATTGTAAGTGATAtttgatattatattatttttgtgggatatttgtggcgaaaatatctaatttattaggtttgtagcacttaagtacttaagtttttttttttttgccgtaAAAATATATTCCGTCTATATTTTGTTGCAGTTGTTTATTTTGTTACTAAGTTTACCACGTGATGCTAAATTTACTTATAATCTGGGTACTTTTGCCATAAATATCTCATAAATTAAGTACTTTTTTcgcatatatttattaaattatgtgTTTTTACCACAAATGTTcacttaattaatattttcaccaCAAATGTTTATTTAATTTGGTACTTTCACCAACATGATACAACCACATTTAATGAGGAACTGACAGCTGCAACAAAATATGAACGAAAAATACATTTGTCGGCAAAAAAATAACTTGAATACTTAGTATTACAAACGTGataatttaagtattttttcTGCAAATATCCTTATTTTAAAACATGTCAAGAATTTCATTTCATGATATTGCAAGTTAAACCTTGCAATAAACCTTCAGATCACAAGCAGAAGAAAAACTTGAAATAAGTTAAGacagaaaagaaaacaaaaacacaAGTAGAAAACCAGTTTACTTTGTTCGATTTCAATAAATTTAGTTGATCCTGCATCGTAAGGCAGTAACGACCTTAGTTAAATCCAccatcaaaaataaaatatacacCCTTAAGCCTTACAAACAATTCTATGGCTTGAAGAACTTAGCTCACCAAAACACTCTTTCTGCTTTTTCTCTCACTAGCAGAGTAGGTAAATTAAAATGTGGGTAAAGATGTAAGACGTTTGCAGAGAACCAAATCAAGAAAGTGTCTCACAAACCAATAGCCGTAGTCTTTATCCGAGCCAATGGCTTTGATTGGTTAACAGAGCTAAGAGCACTCCCATCCGGTGCTCTACTTCAACATTTAAAATACTTCTAAAAAAcacatatttttctattttacctctaagttttacattttaccatacattagattttctatttttttctctatatcatttaaatattatattttcaaacattttttattcatttcaaacattttttataactatcaataatatcctaatatattttaatattataatattatgttaaaggATGAATAGTGTACATTAAATATAGCTTGGTACTGTAGCTTTAtctaaaaatatttgtaaaatacaTCATCCAATGTATACCCATTTTTGTTAGTTTTAgctatttttttacatattttagTAATATAACTCACCCAATGTGAGTGCTCTAATAAAGGAATTATAGCATACTTCACACATGTGCGTGCTCTATTTATACTTCACACTGATATGTTTTCATtaatttagtgtttttttttctcAGTCAGCAGCTGAGAGTTCCATAGTTCAACTCAGTCATCTTCGAGAAGGGTTCTCGCTGAATACACAAGTGActatttcaaataataataatatgggtAGGCTTGtctttttacaaaatattattttggtaccctttatttttaataatgctTATATAATACTCTGTAtctta
The Humulus lupulus chromosome 6, drHumLupu1.1, whole genome shotgun sequence DNA segment above includes these coding regions:
- the LOC133782837 gene encoding receptor-like protein kinase 7, with the protein product MSVATHSRSLTSALSLLCFFSIISGVITDELQILLKFKSVFRNSNSQLFNSWESDNSLFNFTGITCNSHGSVTGIVLSNQKLSGILPLDSICQLKSLEKLSLGFNSLYGKLTEDLRNCTRLKYLDLGNNDFTGPVPDLSPLSDLQYLYLNKSGFSGTFPWKSLGKLNGLVNLSLGDNSFEPTAEFPNELLSLTNLSHLYLSNCSLEGKIPNGIGNLVELKNLELSHNNITGKIPVDIGKLTKLWQLELYNNGLTGQLPVGMRNLSNLEKLDASMNYLEGDLSELKFLRNLVSLHLYKNSLSGEIPAEFGEFKRLMSLSLYSNNLTGPLPQKLGSWADFDMIEVSENFLTGPIPPDMCKRGTMKKILMLQNNFTGEIPESYANCLSLARFRVGKNSLTGKVPAGIWGLPAVNLIDIEFNQLEGPITSDIKTAKNLTELLAGNNRLNGELPEEISEAASLVSIGLNNNRFSGNIPATLGELKNLGNLYLQNNMFSGTIPESLGSCLSLNYLNIANNSLSGKIPSFFGTLQNLNSLNLSHNQLSGQIPRTLASSRLSFLDISYNRLTGRVPPLLSTAAYNGSFAGNPGLCSSEINSSFPQCPPNSGMSKYVRTLVICFAVGSAIVLVALAWYTYLRKSEKDDHQNGTLKEESWDIKSFHVLTFTEEDILDSIKEENLIGKGGSGKVYRVVLSNGEKLAVKHIWNDLDSQFGREKVRSTTPMLRKSSCKWKEFDAEVQILSSIRHMNVVKLYCSIASEHSSLLVYEYMPNGSLWDRLHSCRKTKLDWKSRHEIAVGAAKGLEYLHHGCGRPLIHRDIKSSNILLDEFLKPRIADFGLAKNVVQASNGGQSSTHVIAGTHGYIAPEYGYTYKVNEKSDVYSFGVVLMELVTRKRPIEPEFGENRDIVSWVYSNLKSRESVLSLVDSDIPEDLREEAIKVLKIAVLSTARLPELRPTMRSVVQMLEEAEPCKLVGIIATKDGASKRMDGVDDKFDLK